From Spirosoma aerolatum, one genomic window encodes:
- the nirD gene encoding nitrite reductase small subunit NirD, producing MEAISIHQDKQTWHAACRVEDIPADGGACALIGGRQIAIFNFSRRGEWYATDNECPHRQQMVLSRGMIGSQGDDPKVACPFHKKTFSLKNGQCLNDDGYRINTFPVKVENGIVYIGV from the coding sequence ATGGAAGCTATTTCAATACATCAGGATAAACAGACCTGGCATGCTGCCTGCCGGGTTGAGGATATTCCGGCCGATGGGGGCGCTTGTGCCCTGATTGGCGGACGGCAGATTGCCATTTTCAATTTTTCGCGTCGGGGCGAATGGTACGCTACCGATAACGAATGCCCACACCGTCAGCAGATGGTTCTTTCGCGGGGTATGATCGGCAGTCAGGGCGACGACCCTAAAGTGGCCTGCCCATTTCACAAAAAAACGTTCTCCCTGAAAAACGGGCAATGCCTGAACGACGATGGATACCGGATCAACACATTCCCGGTAAAAGTTGAAAACGGCATTGTCTATATTGGTGTGTGA